A genomic region of Zalophus californianus isolate mZalCal1 chromosome 1, mZalCal1.pri.v2, whole genome shotgun sequence contains the following coding sequences:
- the ETS2 gene encoding protein C-ets-2, translating into MNDFGIKNMDQVAPVSNSYRGTLKRQPAFDTFDGSLFAVFPSLSEEQTLQEVPTGLDSISHDSANCELPLLTPCSKAVMSQALKATFSGFKKEQRRLGIPKNPWLWTEQQVCQWLLWATNEFSLVNVNFQRFGMNGQVLCNLGKERFLELAPDFVGDILWEHLEQMIKENQEKTEDQYEENSHLNSVPHWINSNSLGFGVEQAAYGVQTQNYPKGSLLDVCPSSSAPSLLGSEQEFQMLPKSRLNTVSVNYCPISQDFPSRSLNLLAGGSGKPRDRDSPENGTDSFESSDSLLQSWNSQSSLLDVQRVPSFESFEDDCSQSLCLNKPTMSFKDYIQERSDPVEQGKPVIPAAVLAGFTGSGPIQLWQFLLELLSDKSCQPFISWTGDGWEFKLADPDEVARRWGKRKNKPKMNYEKLSRGLRYYYDKNIIHKTSGKRYVYRFVCDLQNLLGFTPEELHAILGVQPDTED; encoded by the exons atgaatgaCTTTGGAATCAAGAACATGGACCAGGTAGCCCCTGTGTCTAACAGTTACAGAGGGACACTGAAG CGCCAGCCAGCTTTTGACACCTTTGATGGGTCCCTGTttgctgtttttccctctctcagtgAAGAGCAAACACTGCAAGAAGTGCCAACAGGCTTGGATTCCATTTCTCATG ACTCTGCCAACTGTGAATTGCCTCTGTTAACTCCGTGCAGCAAGGCTGTCATGAGTCAAGCCTTAAAAGCTACCTTCAGTGGCTTTAAGAAGGAGCAGCGCCGCCTCGGCATCCCAAAGA ACCCCTGGCTGTGGACCGAGCAGCAAGTGTGCCAGTGGCTTCTCTGGGCCACCAATGAGTTCAGCCTGGTGAACGTCAATTTCCAGAGGTTTGGCATGAATGGCCAGGTGCTGTGCAACCTGGGCAAGGAGCGCTTTCTGGAGCTGGCTCCGGATTTTGTGGGCGACATTCTCTGGGAGCATCTGGAGCAGATGATCAAAG aaaaccaagaaaagacGGAAGATCAGTATGAAGAAAATTCACACCTCAACTCAGTCCCTCATTGGATTAATAGCAATTCACTAG GCTTTGGTGTGGAGCAGGCAGCGTACGGCGTGCAGACCCAGAATTACCCCAAAGGCAGCCTCCTGGACGTGTGTCCATCCTCCTCGGCGCCCAGCCTCCTCGGTTCTGAGCAGGAGTTTCAGATGCTGCCCAAGTCTCGACTCAACACCGTCAGCGTCAACTATTGTCCCATCAGTCAGGACTTCCCGAGCAGGAGCTTGAACCTGCTCGCCGGTGGTTCTG GGAAGCCCCGGGACCGCGACTCCCCCGAGAACGGCACAGACAGCTTCGAGagctcagactccctgctgcagTCCTGGAACAGCCAGTCGTCGCTGCTGGATGTGCAGCGGGTGCCGTCCTTCGAGAGCTTCGAGGATGACTGCAGCCAGTCCCTGTGCCTCAATAAGCCGACCATGTCCTTCAAGGACTACATCCAGGAGAGGAGCGACCCAGTGGAGCAGGGCAAACCGGTTATACCCGCGGCAGTGCTGGCCGGCTTCACGG GAAGCGGACCTATTCAGCTGTGGCAGTTTCTCCTGGAATTGCTCTCGGACAAATCCTGCCAGCCCTTCATCAGCTGGACTGGAGACGGCTGGGAGTTCAAGCTCGCGGACCCTGACGAG GTGGCCCGCcggtggggaaagaggaaaaacaagccCAAGATGAACTACGAGAAGCTGAGCAGGGGCTTGCGCTATTACTATGACAAGAACATCATCCACAAGACGTCGGGGAAGCGCTACGTGTACCGCTTTGTGTGCGACCTGCAGAACTTGCTGGGGTTCACCCCCGAGGAACTGCACGCCATCCTGGGCGTCCAGCCGGACACAGAGGACTGA